Proteins found in one Campylobacter concisus genomic segment:
- a CDS encoding YbaK/EbsC family protein, producing the protein MSEQIFNKIYELLSKNEAKFKVLNHESATTSEEVAKLRGTKMSQGAKALVCSIKGVDEEKFRQIFKDENVLNDYLLSDEKPAMKAGKIYILAILPADMQANLDSLTQKFDGKRASLASPDEVLALTDCVFGSVPPFSFHKNLHIVVDERLLQRNDEIAFNAGLLDRSIILNTKDYTKIVRPTLINFAE; encoded by the coding sequence GTGTCTGAGCAAATTTTTAATAAGATATATGAGCTTCTTAGCAAGAATGAAGCCAAATTTAAAGTCCTAAATCATGAGAGTGCGACCACTTCAGAAGAGGTGGCAAAACTTAGGGGAACAAAGATGAGCCAAGGCGCAAAGGCTCTAGTTTGCTCTATAAAAGGGGTAGATGAGGAAAAATTTAGGCAAATTTTTAAAGATGAAAATGTGCTAAATGATTATTTGCTAAGCGATGAAAAGCCAGCGATGAAGGCTGGTAAAATTTATATTTTGGCTATTTTGCCAGCCGATATGCAAGCAAATCTTGATAGCTTGACACAAAAATTTGACGGCAAAAGAGCAAGCCTAGCTAGTCCAGATGAAGTTTTGGCATTGACAGATTGTGTTTTTGGTTCAGTGCCACCATTTAGCTTTCATAAAAATTTACACATTGTAGTTGATGAAAGGTTGCTACAAAGAAACGATGAGATCGCATTTAATGCAGGACTACTTGATAGATCGATCATTTTAAATACAAAAGATTATACAAAGATAGTACGACCAACGCTAATAAATTTTGCAGAATAA
- a CDS encoding glycosyltransferase family 2 protein: MIDISKNPVVSVVMSVYNAEKYLDAAIRSILEQTYNNFEFIIINDGSNDRSLEIIKKYKNEDDRIVLISRENRGLISSLNEGIAKARGEYIVRMDADDISLPFRIEKQLQVMEHDKDIVVCGSWINIFGENINEKVARYFEHDKQIKANLLVSCCFAHPSVMIRKDAFTNNNILYDERFKNAEDYHLWTQLAKVGKFYNIPEILLKYRFLETSITRLSDKDCSKRYNVLKDIFKEALKAVDLSINEEDMKVHFIISDNARIKNNKIELKRIKNYFDKILKASENKQVVDLTTLKQVLGRRWLYNLICHKDIRAIFYSYFWFGVASVLKGK; the protein is encoded by the coding sequence ATGATAGACATTAGTAAAAATCCAGTCGTGTCCGTTGTGATGTCTGTGTATAATGCTGAAAAATATTTAGATGCTGCTATACGAAGCATACTGGAACAAACATATAATAATTTTGAATTTATCATTATCAATGATGGCTCAAATGATAGGAGCCTGGAAATAATTAAAAAGTATAAGAATGAAGATGATCGCATAGTTTTAATCAGCAGGGAAAACAGAGGATTAATATCGAGCTTAAATGAGGGGATAGCAAAAGCAAGAGGTGAGTATATAGTAAGAATGGATGCAGATGATATTAGTTTGCCGTTTAGGATAGAAAAACAACTACAAGTGATGGAACATGACAAAGATATAGTTGTTTGTGGAAGTTGGATAAATATTTTTGGGGAAAATATAAATGAAAAAGTTGCTAGATATTTTGAACACGACAAACAAATAAAAGCAAATTTGCTTGTTTCTTGTTGTTTTGCTCATCCATCAGTAATGATTAGAAAAGATGCCTTTACAAATAATAATATTTTGTATGATGAAAGGTTTAAAAATGCAGAAGATTATCATCTTTGGACTCAGCTTGCAAAGGTTGGTAAATTTTATAATATCCCAGAAATACTCTTAAAATATAGATTTTTAGAAACAAGCATTACAAGATTATCAGACAAGGATTGTTCAAAAAGATATAACGTATTAAAAGATATTTTTAAAGAAGCTCTTAAGGCAGTTGATTTAAGTATAAACGAAGAAGATATGAAAGTACATTTTATAATATCCGATAATGCAAGAATAAAAAATAATAAAATCGAATTAAAACGTATAAAGAACTACTTTGATAAAATTTTAAAAGCCAGTGAGAATAAACAAGTAGTAGACTTGACTACTTTAAAACAAGTACTTGGTAGAAGATGGTTGTATAATCTTATTTGCCATAAAGATATTAGAGCTATATTTTATAGCTATTTTTGGTTTGGCGTAGCTAGTGTTCTCAAAGGCAAATAA
- a CDS encoding glucosamine inositolphosphorylceramide transferase family protein, which translates to MFNIIKKIIENLFKTHQWYILIKKSNESVWSRLKQPKDVSRADPFIIYKDGKYYIFFEEFDIKKRHGYLCAGEYCRNCNEIKNIRVILNEKYHLSFPNVFLYKNEYYMIPESSENKTIDLYKFINFPYSIVKIKTLVNDISAADNVLLFKDQKVYLFTSIYAHSRCLHSENLSIYQSNDLLNDDFVEVHNNPVLTDKEFVRNGGRFIEDESGFFRVSQDCKKRYGYKINFMKVNKITDTEYEEEVSKMIYPPKGYIAFHTYNIANDIEIADGKIVLKNLFVLIDNFIDLLKLIFKKIRIGFVNRQI; encoded by the coding sequence ATGTTTAATATTATAAAAAAAATTATCGAGAATCTTTTTAAGACGCATCAGTGGTATATTTTAATAAAAAAGTCAAATGAAAGTGTTTGGAGTAGACTAAAACAACCAAAAGATGTAAGTAGAGCAGATCCATTTATTATATATAAAGATGGTAAGTATTATATATTTTTTGAAGAATTTGATATAAAAAAAAGGCACGGCTACTTATGCGCTGGAGAGTATTGTCGGAATTGTAATGAAATTAAAAACATAAGAGTTATATTGAATGAAAAATACCACTTATCATTTCCAAATGTCTTTTTATATAAAAATGAATATTACATGATTCCAGAAAGTAGTGAAAACAAAACAATAGACTTGTATAAATTTATAAATTTTCCATATAGTATAGTAAAAATAAAAACATTAGTAAATGATATAAGTGCAGCAGACAATGTCCTTTTGTTTAAAGATCAAAAAGTTTATTTATTTACTAGCATTTATGCTCATAGTAGATGTTTACACTCTGAGAATTTATCTATATATCAGTCTAATGACCTTTTAAACGATGATTTCGTAGAGGTTCATAATAATCCAGTGCTTACAGATAAAGAATTTGTTAGAAATGGGGGACGGTTTATAGAAGATGAGTCTGGCTTCTTTAGAGTTTCCCAAGATTGTAAAAAGAGATATGGGTATAAAATTAATTTTATGAAAGTCAATAAAATAACCGACACAGAATATGAAGAAGAAGTATCTAAAATGATTTATCCACCAAAAGGCTATATAGCTTTTCATACATATAATATTGCTAATGATATAGAGATAGCAGACGGAAAAATAGTTTTAAAAAATCTATTTGTTTTAATAGATAATTTTATTGATTTATTAAAATTAATTTTCAAAAAGATTAGGATAGGATTTGTTAATCGGCAGATTTAA
- a CDS encoding glycosyltransferase family 2 protein — MEKYNVSIIVPIYNVEKYIKKCVTTLLEQDYNNIEYIFVNDCTPDGSIKILKDTIEKYPNRKDDIKIINNIKNSGSSLTRKYGLDASNGKYVLFVDSDDWVDKDMVSSLINETRKSYADIVCFDYIKEFNKKSIVKSFFYTKNHPKSNLNFVKAILSHEISVSMCDKLVKRELYENVEFPYFSHCEDSFVNLQLFYWAKKIIHIAKPFYHYRTNPNSLSSSFSNNKKALDDFADFSRAVKNFLIQKDLFDEYFKFHIPTILKFTLDYSESDFKKQINAICPEANNIKYVFQINRNIIYKILYSTVFIGFPQIFVFAKKVFIRLRNF; from the coding sequence ATGGAAAAATATAATGTTTCTATAATAGTGCCTATTTATAATGTGGAGAAATATATAAAAAAGTGTGTAACTACGCTTTTAGAGCAAGACTATAACAATATAGAGTATATTTTTGTAAATGATTGTACTCCAGATGGTTCTATAAAAATTTTGAAAGATACCATTGAAAAATATCCAAATAGAAAAGATGATATAAAAATTATCAACAATATAAAAAATAGTGGATCAAGTCTTACTAGAAAATATGGTTTGGATGCTTCAAATGGTAAATATGTTTTGTTTGTAGATAGTGACGACTGGGTCGATAAAGATATGGTAAGTTCTTTGATTAATGAAACTAGAAAAAGTTATGCAGACATAGTTTGTTTTGACTATATTAAAGAATTTAATAAAAAAAGCATTGTAAAAAGTTTTTTTTATACAAAAAATCACCCAAAGTCTAATTTGAACTTTGTAAAAGCTATTTTATCTCATGAAATTTCTGTTTCCATGTGTGATAAATTGGTTAAAAGAGAGCTTTATGAAAATGTTGAATTTCCATATTTTTCACACTGCGAAGATAGTTTTGTAAATTTACAGCTTTTTTATTGGGCAAAAAAAATTATTCACATTGCAAAACCATTTTATCACTATAGGACAAATCCTAATTCGCTTTCTAGTAGTTTTTCAAATAATAAAAAAGCCCTTGATGATTTTGCTGATTTTAGCAGAGCTGTAAAGAATTTTTTGATACAAAAAGATCTTTTCGATGAATATTTTAAATTTCATATTCCTACTATTTTAAAATTTACTTTGGATTATTCTGAAAGTGATTTCAAAAAACAAATAAATGCTATATGCCCAGAAGCAAATAATATAAAATATGTTTTTCAAATCAATAGAAATATAATCTATAAAATTTTATATAGCACAGTTTTTATAGGGTTCCCGCAAATTTTTGTTTTTGCAAAAAAAGTATTTATTAGGCTTAGAAATTTTTAG
- a CDS encoding glycosyltransferase family 4 protein, with translation MIGVAIKIFIIGNVSSMMINFREEFIKILVSKGYDVYCLVSDHNEESRKKIISLGATPLDHTLNAKGLNPFKDLIATYDLVKLFRQHRPDAIFSFFVKPVIFATIAAKIARVPRIVGMIEGLGGAFTVHKNGQTKKAKIIKTIQVLLYKISLPSLDELIFLNNDDKKDLIDRYNIKVKSINILGGIGVDLDKFSYTKAPTDPISFIFIARLLAEKGIFEYLEAAKIVKEKYKDVKFYIFGSFDEHNPFGLTQEELKPYLDSDVVIYPGFVNDIKERIVNSSIFVLPSYYREGVPRSTQEAMAIGRAVITTNSVGCKETVEDGVNGFLVPPFDSKILAQKMIYFIQNSEMIVQMGMESRKIAEVKFNINEKNERLAKIIIGK, from the coding sequence ATGATTGGAGTTGCTATAAAAATTTTTATAATCGGTAATGTCTCGTCTATGATGATAAATTTCAGAGAAGAGTTTATAAAAATACTTGTATCAAAAGGGTATGATGTCTACTGTTTAGTTAGTGACCACAATGAAGAAAGTAGAAAAAAAATAATCTCATTGGGTGCAACACCGCTTGACCACACTTTAAATGCAAAAGGGCTAAATCCATTTAAAGATCTCATTGCTACATATGATTTGGTTAAGCTATTTAGGCAGCATAGACCAGATGCGATTTTTTCTTTTTTTGTTAAACCAGTTATTTTTGCAACTATAGCCGCAAAAATAGCAAGAGTGCCACGAATAGTAGGCATGATAGAAGGGCTTGGCGGAGCTTTTACAGTCCATAAAAATGGGCAAACAAAAAAGGCGAAAATTATCAAAACTATACAAGTTCTTTTGTATAAAATTTCACTACCATCTCTTGATGAGCTTATATTTTTAAATAATGACGACAAAAAGGACTTGATCGATAGATACAATATAAAAGTAAAATCCATAAATATATTAGGTGGTATAGGTGTTGATCTTGATAAATTCTCATATACTAAAGCACCTACTGATCCTATAAGTTTTATTTTTATAGCAAGACTTCTTGCAGAAAAGGGAATATTTGAGTATTTAGAGGCAGCTAAAATCGTAAAAGAAAAATATAAAGATGTAAAGTTTTATATATTTGGTAGTTTTGATGAGCACAATCCATTTGGATTAACGCAAGAAGAGCTAAAACCTTATCTTGATAGTGACGTAGTTATATATCCTGGCTTCGTAAATGATATAAAAGAACGGATAGTAAATAGTTCCATTTTTGTCTTGCCTTCGTATTACAGAGAAGGTGTACCAAGAAGTACGCAGGAAGCTATGGCGATAGGAAGGGCAGTAATAACCACAAATAGTGTAGGATGCAAAGAAACTGTTGAAGATGGAGTAAATGGATTCTTGGTGCCACCATTTGATAGTAAAATTTTGGCACAAAAGATGATTTATTTTATACAAAATTCAGAAATGATAGTCCAAATGGGTATGGAAAGCAGAAAAATAGCTGAAGTAAAATTTAATATAAATGAAAAGAATGAAAGACTTGCAAAGATTATTATTGGGAAATAG
- a CDS encoding replication-associated recombination protein A, producing MFRPKNLDEICGQKAVKAAFLKFIASSKIPHSIFYGPAGCGKTSFARAVASGANYDFYEFDGGNLKIDDFRKILKNYENALNKPLFFIDEIHRLSKTQQEALLIPMENYKALVIGASTENPFFTLSSGIRSRSMLFEFRPLSSSDFEELLGKIREQISFSINEEAKEYLFKSSGGDARAMLNLLEFAVTLDENVSLENLKTLRQNALKEGAKEDDTHYELASAFIKSMRGSDENAVIYYLARLIDSGESADFIARRMAIFASEDIGNANPNALNLAASTLSAVKEIGFPEARIILAQCAVYLASSPKSNSSYNAINAALRYVQSEEILKIPPYLKNHTKESKDYLYPHDFGGWVEQKYLEKPLVFYKSKGIGFEKTLNEWLEKIKSKG from the coding sequence ATGTTTAGACCAAAAAACTTGGATGAGATTTGCGGTCAAAAGGCGGTTAAAGCGGCATTTTTAAAATTTATAGCCTCTAGCAAAATCCCGCACTCCATCTTTTATGGTCCAGCAGGCTGTGGCAAGACGAGCTTTGCAAGGGCGGTGGCAAGTGGTGCAAACTACGACTTTTACGAGTTTGACGGCGGAAATTTAAAGATAGATGACTTCCGCAAAATTTTAAAAAACTACGAAAACGCCCTAAACAAGCCGCTCTTTTTCATAGATGAGATCCATAGGCTTAGCAAAACCCAGCAAGAAGCACTGCTCATCCCCATGGAAAACTACAAAGCCCTAGTCATCGGCGCTAGCACTGAAAATCCCTTTTTCACACTAAGCTCAGGTATCAGAAGTCGCTCGATGCTCTTTGAGTTTAGACCGCTTAGCAGTAGCGATTTTGAGGAGCTTCTTGGCAAGATAAGAGAGCAAATTTCATTTAGTATTAACGAGGAGGCGAAGGAGTATCTCTTTAAAAGTAGCGGCGGTGACGCAAGAGCTATGCTAAATTTATTAGAATTTGCCGTCACGCTTGATGAAAATGTGAGCTTAGAAAATTTAAAAACACTTCGACAAAACGCCCTAAAAGAGGGAGCAAAAGAGGACGACACGCACTATGAGCTAGCAAGTGCTTTTATAAAAAGTATGCGCGGAAGCGACGAAAACGCCGTCATATACTACCTAGCAAGGCTCATAGACTCTGGCGAGAGTGCGGACTTCATCGCTAGAAGGATGGCGATATTTGCCAGCGAAGACATCGGCAACGCAAACCCAAATGCGCTAAATTTAGCCGCAAGCACACTAAGTGCGGTAAAAGAGATAGGCTTTCCAGAGGCTAGGATCATACTGGCTCAGTGCGCCGTCTATCTAGCTAGCTCGCCAAAGTCAAACTCCAGCTACAACGCGATAAATGCCGCCCTAAGATATGTGCAAAGCGAAGAAATTTTAAAGATCCCGCCATATCTAAAAAATCACACAAAAGAGAGCAAGGACTACCTTTATCCGCATGATTTTGGCGGCTGGGTCGAGCAAAAATATCTAGAAAAACCGCTCGTTTTTTACAAAAGCAAGGGCATAGGCTTTGAAAAAACGCTAAATGAGTGGCTAGAGAAAATAAAATCCAAGGGCTAA
- a CDS encoding alanine/glycine:cation symporter family protein, which yields MPTNFAEILNNCVESINSFLWGPYFLIALLCGTGLFFTIRLGFVQIFKFKMGLRELFGNFSLHGEAAGKAGMSQFQAVATAIAAQVGTGNLVGATTALIMGGPGAIFWMWCAAFLGMATNFAEICLAQIYRTKDDSGHTIGGPAFYISRGLKGKWAKILAGFFAIAIIIALGFIGNMVQANSISDGFKGAFGIPQWITGAFLAIVCAVIFIGGVKAIARVAEKIVPLMALLYVGVGLIIIALNFHEIPDAVLLIYKAAFDPSAAWGGATGASIAAAMRYGIARGLFSNEAGMGSTPHAHAAANVKHPVDQAVLGIMSVFVDTFIVLNITVFVVLTANVISFENGKAVFTGITLVQEAFSSHIFGKVGGYSFVAVCLFFFAFTTILGWYYFAEINVRYLLGAKAVRAFQILVVIFVFLGSLQKVDFVWSLADMFNGLMVVPNLIAIIILSPIVAKLLKDHDAGKEYDVKDYLK from the coding sequence ATGCCTACAAATTTTGCTGAAATTTTAAATAATTGTGTTGAAAGTATAAATTCATTTCTTTGGGGTCCATACTTCCTTATCGCCTTACTTTGCGGCACTGGACTATTTTTTACTATTAGGCTTGGGTTTGTTCAAATTTTTAAGTTTAAAATGGGTCTAAGAGAACTTTTTGGAAATTTCTCACTTCACGGCGAAGCTGCTGGCAAGGCTGGCATGAGCCAGTTTCAAGCAGTTGCAACTGCGATCGCCGCACAAGTTGGCACTGGCAATCTAGTAGGTGCGACAACAGCTCTTATCATGGGCGGTCCTGGAGCGATATTTTGGATGTGGTGCGCTGCATTTTTAGGCATGGCCACAAATTTTGCTGAAATTTGCCTAGCTCAAATTTACCGCACAAAAGATGATAGCGGGCACACGATAGGCGGTCCGGCATTTTATATAAGTCGTGGATTAAAGGGAAAATGGGCAAAAATTTTAGCTGGATTTTTCGCTATCGCTATCATTATCGCGCTTGGCTTTATCGGAAATATGGTGCAAGCAAACTCGATCTCAGACGGCTTTAAAGGTGCCTTTGGTATACCTCAGTGGATAACTGGAGCTTTTTTAGCAATTGTCTGCGCGGTCATCTTTATAGGTGGCGTAAAGGCGATCGCAAGAGTGGCTGAAAAGATTGTGCCTTTGATGGCTTTGCTTTATGTAGGTGTTGGACTAATCATTATCGCTTTAAATTTTCATGAAATCCCAGATGCAGTTTTGCTTATCTACAAAGCAGCGTTTGATCCTTCAGCTGCGTGGGGTGGAGCTACTGGAGCTAGCATAGCAGCTGCGATGAGATACGGCATAGCAAGGGGTCTTTTTAGCAATGAAGCTGGCATGGGCTCGACTCCGCACGCACACGCCGCAGCTAATGTCAAACACCCAGTCGATCAAGCAGTACTTGGCATAATGAGCGTATTCGTAGATACTTTTATCGTTTTAAATATAACCGTTTTTGTAGTACTTACCGCAAATGTTATTAGCTTTGAAAACGGCAAGGCGGTCTTTACAGGCATAACCTTAGTACAAGAAGCCTTCTCATCGCATATCTTTGGCAAGGTTGGCGGATATAGTTTCGTAGCTGTTTGCCTATTTTTCTTTGCATTTACAACAATTCTTGGATGGTACTATTTTGCTGAGATCAATGTAAGATACCTTCTTGGGGCAAAAGCGGTCAGAGCTTTTCAAATTTTAGTAGTCATTTTTGTATTTTTGGGAAGCTTGCAAAAAGTTGATTTTGTCTGGAGCCTAGCAGATATGTTTAATGGCTTGATGGTCGTACCAAATTTAATTGCCATCATCATTTTAAGCCCTATCGTGGCAAAGCTTTTAAAAGATCACGATGCTGGCAAAGAGTATGATGTGAAAGATTATTTGAAATAA
- a CDS encoding pyridoxamine 5'-phosphate oxidase family protein, which yields MRRKDRELSREDGLKIIDECEYAVISCVDDEGEIFSVPISPVRVGESIFIHGATAGCKAKLLQDGRRVEFVCVSFNKVPHLNDSELDAIKNDGKALGGKVFTTEYKSAIAKTRVYEITDEAKKYEILKILSLKYTAYAMNTFETAAQYGLKITKIYELKIESLSAKAKILPKAIKE from the coding sequence ATGAGACGAAAAGATAGAGAGCTAAGCCGTGAAGATGGCTTAAAAATCATAGATGAATGTGAATATGCGGTAATTTCATGTGTGGATGATGAGGGAGAAATTTTTAGCGTGCCTATCTCGCCAGTTAGAGTTGGTGAAAGCATTTTTATACATGGAGCTACCGCTGGCTGTAAGGCAAAACTGCTTCAAGATGGGCGAAGAGTGGAGTTTGTTTGTGTAAGCTTTAATAAAGTCCCGCATCTAAATGATAGCGAGCTAGATGCGATAAAAAACGATGGCAAGGCACTTGGAGGCAAGGTTTTTACGACTGAGTATAAAAGCGCCATCGCAAAAACTAGAGTTTATGAGATCACAGACGAAGCTAAAAAATATGAAATTTTAAAAATTCTCAGCCTAAAATACACAGCCTATGCGATGAACACCTTTGAAACAGCGGCTCAGTATGGGTTAAAGATTACTAAAATTTATGAGCTAAAGATAGAAAGCCTTAGCGCAAAGGCTAAAATTTTGCCAAAAGCGATAAAGGAGTAA
- the ung gene encoding uracil-DNA glycosylase has product MQINLDDIKIEPSWKEVLKDEFLSENFAHIKENFLKAKSTGVVYPPSALIFNAFNLTPFHSVKVVILGQDPYHGANQAMGLSFSVPSGVKAPPSLVNIYKEIYADLGIKEPNSGDLTKWAKQGVLLLNSTLSVSAGVANSHANFGWQGFTDAVIKKVSQNLQNVVFILWGNPARAKAPLIDASKHLILEAAHPSPLARGAFFGCRHFSKANIYLANHGKTPIDWDLNVKI; this is encoded by the coding sequence ATGCAGATAAATTTAGATGATATAAAGATTGAGCCAAGTTGGAAAGAGGTGCTAAAAGATGAGTTTTTGAGTGAAAATTTCGCGCATATCAAAGAAAATTTCTTAAAAGCAAAGAGTACTGGCGTCGTCTATCCACCAAGTGCACTTATTTTTAATGCATTTAATCTAACGCCTTTTCACTCTGTCAAAGTCGTCATCCTAGGCCAAGATCCATACCACGGTGCAAATCAAGCCATGGGGCTAAGTTTTTCAGTGCCTAGTGGCGTAAAAGCCCCACCAAGTCTTGTAAATATCTACAAAGAAATTTACGCCGATCTTGGCATAAAAGAGCCAAATAGCGGCGATCTTACAAAGTGGGCAAAGCAAGGCGTGCTGCTTCTAAACTCGACTTTAAGCGTAAGCGCTGGAGTGGCAAATTCCCACGCAAACTTTGGCTGGCAAGGCTTTACTGACGCTGTAATAAAAAAAGTTAGCCAAAATTTACAAAACGTAGTTTTTATACTTTGGGGCAATCCAGCTAGAGCCAAAGCACCGCTCATTGACGCCAGCAAGCACCTTATCTTAGAGGCAGCACATCCAAGCCCACTGGCTCGTGGCGCATTTTTTGGCTGCCGTCATTTCTCAAAGGCAAATATCTACCTAGCAAATCACGGTAAAACGCCAATAGACTGGGATCTAAACGTAAAAATTTGA
- a CDS encoding sulfotransferase domain-containing protein, with protein sequence MHKQIITSTGYGGTGSSAITDLLKEFDSGISMGDAEFWFLQDYDGVSDLEYYLIDGNHRSKVSMAISKFIKYIKIHNTFYNKFFGENFIKYSNEYINSLVDASFRKALSDYEVSNSFLKLWYFKLYPIMQLGIKKILKQDTFEFSPKIRLIDKYYSIPDKNRFYIETKKYTSKLFSLLDTDNKYKFIAIDQLVPSINTNRYFNYVDNLKVIVVDRDPRDLFLLNETHWNGASYICDTTNIYEYINWYKTMREHRKTEKKNNNVVYMMIEELIYEYDKSLGRLYNFLGLAEEEHIKKRQYFNPAVSKNWTRLWEKYPKYKKEVEIIREHLNEYCYK encoded by the coding sequence ATGCATAAACAAATAATTACCTCTACTGGCTATGGTGGTACGGGCAGTAGTGCCATAACTGATCTACTTAAAGAGTTTGATTCTGGAATTTCTATGGGTGATGCTGAATTTTGGTTCTTACAAGACTATGATGGGGTATCTGATCTAGAGTATTATTTAATAGATGGAAATCATAGATCTAAAGTTAGTATGGCAATCAGCAAATTTATTAAATATATAAAAATCCATAATACTTTTTACAATAAATTTTTTGGTGAAAATTTTATTAAATATTCAAATGAATATATTAATTCTTTAGTTGATGCAAGCTTTAGGAAAGCGTTGAGTGATTATGAAGTAAGTAATAGTTTTTTGAAACTATGGTACTTTAAACTTTACCCGATTATGCAGCTCGGGATAAAAAAAATCTTAAAACAAGATACATTTGAATTTTCACCAAAGATACGTCTGATTGATAAGTATTATTCTATTCCAGACAAAAATAGATTTTATATCGAAACTAAAAAGTATACTAGTAAACTTTTTAGTTTATTAGATACAGATAACAAATATAAATTTATTGCCATAGATCAATTGGTGCCGTCTATTAATACTAATAGATATTTTAACTATGTTGATAATTTAAAAGTAATTGTAGTAGATCGTGATCCAAGGGATCTTTTTTTGTTGAATGAGACGCACTGGAATGGCGCATCTTATATCTGTGACACAACTAATATATATGAATATATAAATTGGTATAAGACAATGAGGGAACATAGAAAAACAGAGAAAAAAAATAATAATGTAGTTTATATGATGATAGAAGAACTTATATACGAGTATGATAAGTCATTAGGGCGTTTGTATAATTTTCTAGGTTTAGCAGAAGAAGAACATATAAAAAAAAGACAATATTTTAATCCAGCTGTATCTAAAAATTGGACTAGACTTTGGGAAAAATATCCCAAATATAAAAAAGAAGTAGAGATTATTAGGGAGCATTTAAATGAATATTGCTACAAATGA
- a CDS encoding glycosyltransferase: protein MKKIVFLNSTMQAGGPARVINLWSNYFIDKGYDVEIVSNIDVPLFYDFNKKIKYSILGIDKFQQRSRARTLFKIFKFIYKRRDEIHIYNKALYIPYLYLLKKIGLIDKSIKLVYFAHGGSSDFITLYDNFKNYMIACTFDNIIALHNDYDSFDSATVKKAFKRKIIDKIFKDYWQEIASKIVYIPNPVTFYVENPSNLMQKNVLAVGRLDKVKGFDLLIKSWKLICDDVGEWRLRIIGSGQEEDNLKRICEELDARNIEFIPQQFDIKQYYIDSSIYVMSSIEEGMPMVVIEAMECGLPIVAFDNVGAKFLVKHGKNGLVCRTGDIATLSTNLKKLIDDFNLRLEFGKTSKEYAKKFHIENISPKWKPILGKNNA from the coding sequence ATGAAGAAAATAGTTTTTTTAAACTCTACAATGCAAGCTGGTGGACCAGCTAGAGTTATCAATTTATGGAGTAATTATTTTATAGATAAGGGTTATGATGTAGAGATAGTATCTAATATTGATGTACCGCTTTTCTATGATTTTAATAAAAAAATTAAATATTCCATTTTGGGTATTGATAAATTTCAACAACGATCAAGAGCTAGAACTCTTTTTAAAATATTTAAATTTATATATAAAAGAAGAGATGAAATACACATTTACAATAAAGCTCTATATATACCATATCTGTATTTACTCAAAAAAATAGGTTTGATAGATAAAAGTATAAAATTGGTTTATTTTGCTCATGGTGGAAGTAGTGATTTTATAACACTGTATGATAATTTTAAAAATTATATGATAGCTTGTACGTTTGATAATATTATTGCATTACATAATGATTACGATAGTTTTGATAGTGCTACCGTTAAGAAAGCATTTAAAAGAAAAATAATTGATAAAATTTTTAAAGATTATTGGCAAGAGATCGCAAGTAAAATAGTGTATATACCAAATCCAGTCACTTTTTATGTTGAAAATCCTAGTAATTTGATGCAAAAAAATGTTTTAGCTGTAGGAAGACTTGACAAAGTGAAAGGATTTGATTTATTGATAAAATCATGGAAATTAATTTGTGATGATGTTGGAGAGTGGAGACTGAGGATTATCGGCAGCGGACAGGAAGAAGATAATCTCAAAAGAATATGTGAAGAGCTTGATGCAAGAAATATTGAATTTATACCACAGCAATTTGATATTAAACAATACTATATTGATAGTTCAATTTATGTAATGTCTTCCATTGAGGAGGGAATGCCAATGGTTGTAATAGAGGCCATGGAGTGTGGCTTGCCCATAGTAGCCTTTGATAATGTCGGAGCTAAATTTTTAGTCAAACATGGCAAAAATGGACTAGTGTGTCGCACTGGAGATATTGCTACTTTATCGACAAATTTAAAGAAATTGATAGATGATTTTAATCTTAGACTAGAGTTTGGAAAAACGTCGAAAGAGTATGCAAAGAAATTTCATATAGAAAATATATCACCTAAATGGAAGCCAATTTTAGGAAAGAATAATGCATAA